In Eleutherodactylus coqui strain aEleCoq1 chromosome 11, aEleCoq1.hap1, whole genome shotgun sequence, a single window of DNA contains:
- the FTH1 gene encoding ferritin heavy chain, giving the protein MSSQVRQNYHQDCEAAINRQVNLELYASYVYLSMSYYFDRDDIALKNFAKYFLHQSHEEREHAEKLMKLQNQRGGRIFLQDVRKPDRDEWGSGLEALECALQLEKNVNQSLLDLHKLSTDRNDPHLCDFLETHYLDEQVKSIKELADHVTNLRRMGAPQNGMAEYLFDKHTLGESHD; this is encoded by the exons ATGAGCTCCCAGGTCCGCCAGAATTACCACCAGGACTGTGAGGCCGCCATCAACCGCCAGGTCAACCTGGAGCTGTACGCCTCCTACGTGTACCTATCCATG TCTTACTACTTTGATCGTGATGACATAGCGCTGAAAAACTTCGCAAAATACTTTCTGCACCAATCCCATGAAGAGCGTGAGCACGCCGAGAAACTTATGAAGCTGCAGAATCAGCGTGGGGGAAGGATTTTCTTGCAGGACGTCAGG AAGCCAGACCGAGACGAGTGGGGCAGTGGCCTAGAAGCCCTAGAATGTGCCTTGCAGCTGGAGAAGAACGTTAACCAGTCCCTCTTGGATCTGCACAAACTGTCTACAGATAGGAATGATCCTCAT CTCTGTGACTTCTTGGAAACGCACTACCTTGATGAGCAGGTGAAATCAATAAAGGAACTGGCTGACCATGTGACCAACCTCCGGCGAATGGGAGCCCCACAAAATGGCATGGCTGAATACCTCTTTGACAAACACACATTAGGGGAATCCCACGACTAG